One genomic window of Kaistia geumhonensis includes the following:
- a CDS encoding VOC family protein, with protein MGFDHIGFSVANFLASRDFYIRLLAPLDIDVVHETAEWALFGEGGHGLLWIGGGGARPGPLHLAFRARDRAAVNAFHAAGLAAGGRDNGAPGLRPNYHPGYYAAFVIDPDGHNVEAVVHEKP; from the coding sequence ATGGGATTCGACCATATCGGGTTCAGCGTCGCGAACTTCCTGGCGAGCCGCGATTTCTATATCCGCCTGCTGGCGCCGCTCGATATCGACGTGGTGCACGAGACGGCGGAATGGGCGCTGTTCGGCGAAGGCGGCCACGGCCTTTTGTGGATTGGCGGCGGCGGCGCGCGACCGGGACCGCTCCATCTCGCCTTCCGCGCCCGCGACCGGGCGGCGGTGAACGCCTTCCACGCCGCGGGACTGGCAGCCGGCGGCCGCGACAACGGCGCGCCCGGCCTCCGGCCGAACTATCACCCCGGCTATTACGCCGCCTTCGTGATCGATCCCGACGGGCACAATGTCGAGGCGGTGGTCCATGAGAAGCCGTAG
- the thrS gene encoding threonine--tRNA ligase has translation MIHLTFPDGSVRDFALGTTGRAVAEGISKSLAKKAVAMTLDGTLADLSDPITADARLEIVTREDPRALELIRHDAAHVMAEAVQELYPGTQVTIGPVIENGFYYDFYREEPFTTDDLPKIEAKMREIIARNAHFTKEIWTRDEAKQVFAAKGEAFKVELVDAIPEDQTIRIYKQGQWFDLCRGPHMASTGQIGSAFKLMKVAGAYWRGDSNNPMLTRIYGTAWHDQVQLDAYLHMLEEAEKRDHRKLGREMDLFHFQEEGPGVVFWHAKGWSMFQELIAYMRRRLRPLGYQEVNAPQLLDKSLWETSGHWGWYKENMFAAQSAGEDTEDERVFAIKPMNCPGHVQIFKHGLKSYRDLPLRLAEFGAVHRYEPSGALHGLMRVRGFTQDDAHIFCTEEQMAAECLKINDLILSTYADFGFEEIVVKLSTRPEKRVGSDEVWDHAEEVMTRVLETIAEQSGGRIKTGILPGEGAFYGPKFEYTLRDAIGREWQCGTTQVDFNLPERFGAFYVDSDGAKKTPVMIHRAICGSMERFLGILIEHFAGHFPLWLAPVQVVVATITSEADAYAERVAETLRAAGMRVDTDLRNEKINYKVREHSLAKVPVILVCGKREAEEGTVNIRRLGSRDQVSATLDATLADLLAEATPPDVKRRQAAAAA, from the coding sequence ATGATCCATCTGACCTTCCCCGACGGCTCCGTCCGCGATTTCGCCCTCGGCACGACCGGACGGGCAGTCGCCGAGGGCATCTCGAAATCGCTGGCCAAGAAGGCCGTGGCGATGACCCTCGACGGGACCCTCGCCGACCTTTCCGACCCGATCACCGCCGATGCGCGGCTCGAGATCGTGACCCGCGAGGATCCGCGGGCGCTCGAGCTGATCCGCCACGACGCGGCGCATGTCATGGCCGAGGCCGTGCAGGAGCTCTATCCGGGGACCCAGGTCACGATCGGCCCGGTGATCGAGAACGGCTTCTATTACGACTTCTATCGCGAGGAGCCGTTCACGACCGACGACTTGCCGAAGATCGAGGCGAAGATGCGCGAGATCATCGCGCGCAACGCCCACTTCACCAAGGAGATCTGGACCCGCGACGAGGCGAAGCAGGTTTTCGCGGCGAAGGGCGAGGCCTTCAAGGTCGAGCTCGTCGACGCGATCCCGGAAGACCAGACGATCCGCATCTACAAGCAGGGCCAGTGGTTCGACCTCTGCCGCGGGCCGCACATGGCCTCGACGGGCCAGATCGGCTCCGCCTTCAAGCTCATGAAGGTGGCGGGCGCCTATTGGCGCGGCGACAGCAACAACCCGATGCTGACCCGCATCTATGGGACCGCCTGGCACGACCAGGTGCAGCTCGACGCCTATCTCCACATGCTGGAGGAAGCCGAGAAGCGCGACCATCGCAAGCTCGGCCGCGAGATGGATCTCTTCCATTTCCAGGAGGAGGGGCCGGGCGTCGTGTTCTGGCACGCCAAGGGCTGGTCGATGTTCCAGGAGCTGATCGCCTATATGCGGCGGCGCCTGCGCCCGCTCGGCTACCAGGAGGTCAATGCCCCGCAGCTGCTCGACAAGTCGCTGTGGGAGACCTCCGGCCACTGGGGCTGGTACAAGGAGAACATGTTCGCGGCGCAGTCGGCCGGCGAGGATACCGAGGACGAGCGCGTCTTCGCGATCAAGCCGATGAACTGCCCCGGCCATGTGCAGATCTTCAAGCACGGCCTCAAGTCCTATCGCGACCTGCCGCTGCGCCTCGCCGAGTTCGGCGCGGTGCATCGCTACGAGCCCTCGGGCGCGCTGCACGGGCTGATGCGCGTGCGCGGCTTCACGCAGGACGACGCGCACATCTTCTGCACCGAGGAGCAGATGGCCGCCGAGTGCCTGAAGATCAACGACCTGATCCTCTCGACCTATGCCGATTTCGGCTTCGAGGAGATCGTCGTGAAGCTCTCGACGCGGCCTGAGAAGCGGGTCGGTTCGGACGAGGTGTGGGACCACGCCGAAGAGGTGATGACCCGCGTGCTGGAGACCATCGCCGAACAGTCGGGCGGGCGGATTAAGACCGGCATCCTGCCGGGCGAGGGCGCCTTCTACGGCCCGAAGTTCGAATACACGCTGCGCGACGCGATCGGCCGCGAATGGCAGTGCGGCACCACGCAGGTCGACTTCAACCTGCCCGAGCGGTTCGGCGCCTTCTATGTCGACAGCGACGGCGCGAAGAAGACACCGGTGATGATCCATCGCGCCATCTGCGGCTCGATGGAGCGTTTCCTCGGCATCCTGATCGAGCATTTCGCCGGGCATTTCCCGCTCTGGCTGGCGCCGGTCCAGGTGGTCGTCGCCACGATCACCTCCGAAGCCGACGCCTATGCCGAGCGGGTCGCCGAGACGCTTCGCGCGGCGGGCATGCGGGTCGATACCGACCTTCGCAACGAGAAGATCAACTACAAGGTGCGCGAACATTCGCTCGCCAAGGTTCCGGTGATCCTCGTCTGCGGCAAGCGCGAGGCGGAAGAGGGGACGGTCAATATCCGCCGCCTCGGCTCGCGCGATCAGGTTTCCGCCACCCTCGATGCGACGCTCGCCGATCTCCTTGCGGAGGCGACACCGCCTGACGTGAAGCGCCGGCAGGCTGCCGCCGCGGCCTGA
- a CDS encoding invasion associated locus B family protein, with protein MQAAPRSVRNIRSAAAAVVAGVLLAGAPAEAQTPPPKPVEAPKAAASAPRRTETVVYDNWTVTCRDGATKNAARSCSASLRVINNKTQQNLVIWEIGNDATGKPAVALRVPLGVLTRPGVVLTIGSGKPRKFDYVMCDRQGCEAAGPFDNALARELGAAAEASVTIVATNGQPIAFKVPLKGIAQAVPALRD; from the coding sequence ATGCAGGCCGCGCCCCGTTCCGTTCGCAACATCCGGTCGGCCGCCGCGGCGGTCGTCGCCGGCGTTCTCCTCGCGGGCGCTCCCGCCGAGGCGCAGACGCCGCCGCCCAAGCCGGTGGAGGCGCCAAAGGCCGCAGCCAGTGCGCCGCGCCGGACGGAGACCGTCGTCTATGACAACTGGACGGTGACCTGTCGCGATGGCGCGACCAAGAACGCCGCGCGCAGCTGCTCCGCCAGTCTGCGCGTCATCAACAACAAGACGCAGCAGAATCTGGTCATCTGGGAGATCGGCAACGACGCGACCGGCAAGCCGGCCGTGGCGCTGCGCGTGCCGCTCGGCGTGCTGACGCGGCCGGGCGTGGTGCTGACCATCGGCTCGGGCAAGCCGCGGAAGTTCGATTATGTCATGTGCGATCGTCAGGGCTGCGAGGCGGCCGGGCCGTTCGACAATGCGCTGGCCCGCGAGCTCGGCGCCGCGGCGGAGGCGAGCGTGACGATCGTCGCGACCAACGGCCAGCCCATCGCCTTCAAGGTGCCGCTGAAGGGGATCGCGCAGGCGGTGCCGGCGCTGCGCGACTGA
- the blaOXA gene encoding class D beta-lactamase: MGAGLLGRPALAEAAPSEKFVCTVMADVATGRTIVREGPAERRFSPCSSFKFPLAVMGFDSGVLVDPHHPRWDYRPEFQTTMETQKKAADPTIWLADSIVWYSQELTRALGPTRFRDYVARFDYGNEDVSGNPGKDDGLTQSWLMSSLAISPDEQVAFVRRFLGRELGVSDHAYEATTASLARYPAGNGWTLHGKTGSGFLRTGKGAIDRSRPLGWFVGWGEREGRRIAFTRFNLGNQRAETYGGMIARAAMMKDFAALAAR; encoded by the coding sequence ATGGGGGCGGGTCTGCTCGGCCGTCCGGCCCTGGCCGAGGCGGCGCCATCAGAGAAATTCGTGTGTACGGTCATGGCGGATGTCGCGACTGGCCGGACGATCGTCCGCGAGGGACCGGCGGAGCGCCGCTTCAGCCCCTGCTCCAGCTTCAAGTTTCCGCTCGCCGTGATGGGTTTCGATTCCGGAGTCCTGGTCGATCCGCATCATCCGCGCTGGGACTACCGGCCGGAGTTCCAGACGACGATGGAGACGCAGAAGAAGGCAGCCGATCCGACGATCTGGCTGGCGGATTCGATCGTCTGGTATTCGCAGGAGCTCACCCGCGCGCTCGGCCCGACCCGCTTCCGCGACTATGTGGCCCGCTTCGACTATGGCAACGAGGACGTTTCCGGCAATCCCGGCAAGGACGACGGGCTCACCCAGTCCTGGCTGATGTCGTCGCTGGCGATCTCCCCGGACGAGCAGGTCGCTTTTGTTCGCCGCTTCCTGGGCCGCGAGCTCGGGGTCTCCGATCATGCCTACGAGGCGACGACCGCGAGTCTGGCGCGCTATCCGGCCGGAAATGGATGGACCCTGCATGGCAAGACCGGCAGCGGCTTTCTCCGGACGGGGAAGGGCGCCATCGACCGCAGCAGGCCGCTCGGCTGGTTCGTCGGCTGGGGCGAGAGGGAAGGACGCCGCATCGCCTTCACCCGCTTCAATCTCGGCAACCAGCGCGCCGAAACCTATGGCGGCATGATCGCCCGCGCCGCGATGATGAAGGACTTCGCCGCACTGGCCGCGCGCTGA
- a CDS encoding nitroreductase family protein: MTDTITLLKTRRSIPAVNIVEPGPSEAEIEDMLTIAARVPDHGKLTPWRFILFAGEARAAAGAATAALLKERRPEIDEKALENERKRFSRSPLVVAVVSRAAPHPKIQEWEQLLSGAAAAMNLIVAANAMGYATQWLTEWVTYDAEARALLGLTPEERLIGLIHVGTPDIPPFERPRPALADIVSRWTPPA, from the coding sequence ATGACCGACACGATCACGCTGCTCAAGACCCGCCGCTCGATCCCCGCCGTCAACATCGTCGAGCCCGGCCCCAGCGAGGCCGAGATCGAGGACATGCTGACCATCGCCGCGCGGGTGCCCGATCACGGCAAGCTCACGCCCTGGCGGTTCATCCTGTTCGCGGGCGAGGCGCGCGCCGCGGCCGGTGCCGCCACGGCGGCGCTGCTCAAGGAGCGGAGGCCCGAAATCGACGAGAAGGCGCTGGAGAACGAGCGCAAGCGCTTCAGCCGCTCGCCGCTCGTCGTCGCCGTGGTCAGCCGCGCGGCGCCGCATCCGAAGATCCAGGAATGGGAGCAGCTCCTCTCGGGCGCCGCGGCGGCGATGAACCTCATCGTCGCGGCCAACGCCATGGGCTACGCGACGCAGTGGCTCACCGAATGGGTGACCTATGACGCGGAGGCCCGCGCCCTGCTCGGGCTCACGCCGGAGGAGCGGCTGATCGGCCTCATCCATGTGGGGACGCCGGATATCCCGCCCTTCGAGCGGCCGCGCCCGGCGCTCGCCGACATCGTCAGCCGCTGGACGCCGCCGGCCTGA
- the folE gene encoding GTP cyclohydrolase I FolE, producing the protein MDAKTPPHLKYAPRPLERPSAAEAEAAVRTLIAYAGDDPDREGLIETPARVTKAFREFYAGYEEDPAAILDRVFDEAGGYDDLVLLRDIPFHSHCEHHMVPFIGKAHIAYYPKDGVVGLSKLARLVDAYARRLQMQERLTQQIADAIQQGLDARGVAVMLEAEHHCVSMRGTRKAGVSTVTTAFTGLFKADRDERARFIALAEGRR; encoded by the coding sequence ATGGATGCCAAGACCCCGCCCCATCTCAAATATGCGCCCCGTCCGCTCGAGCGGCCGAGCGCTGCCGAAGCCGAGGCGGCCGTGCGCACCCTCATCGCCTATGCCGGCGACGATCCGGACCGCGAGGGCCTGATCGAGACGCCGGCCCGCGTGACGAAGGCCTTTCGCGAATTCTATGCCGGTTACGAGGAGGATCCCGCCGCGATCCTTGACCGCGTGTTCGACGAGGCCGGCGGCTACGACGACCTCGTGCTGCTGCGTGACATCCCGTTCCATTCGCATTGCGAGCACCACATGGTGCCGTTCATCGGCAAGGCGCATATCGCCTATTACCCGAAGGATGGCGTGGTCGGGCTCTCCAAGCTGGCGCGGCTCGTAGACGCCTATGCGCGGCGGCTGCAGATGCAGGAGCGGCTCACCCAGCAGATCGCCGACGCGATCCAGCAGGGGCTCGATGCCCGCGGCGTCGCGGTCATGCTGGAGGCCGAGCATCACTGCGTCTCGATGCGCGGCACGCGCAAGGCCGGGGTCTCGACCGTCACCACCGCCTTCACCGGCCTCTTCAAGGCGGACCGCGACGAGCGCGCCCGCTTCATCGCCCTCGCGGAGGGCCGGCGCTGA
- a CDS encoding rhomboid family intramembrane serine protease — protein MFNLPPVIVGSVVLLLAIHAIRVYLLSDDWNGWVIAAFSFVPLRITMPGGVDFDWPGGIAGDVWTFFTYAFLHADWMHVSVNVLWLTAFGAPLARRFGTLRFAGFSLLGAAAGASAHLMLAPGDISPLVGASAAISAQMAAAARFQFSPGARLGGGGAFNPEADHRPALTIPEMIRNGRVMSFLLVWFAFNFVFGLFFTPPGVQSSQIAWDAHLGGFVIGLLFFPIFDPVARRSA, from the coding sequence GTGTTCAATCTGCCGCCGGTCATCGTGGGATCGGTCGTGCTGCTCCTCGCCATCCATGCCATCCGCGTCTACCTGCTCTCGGACGACTGGAACGGCTGGGTGATCGCCGCCTTCTCCTTCGTGCCGCTGCGCATCACCATGCCCGGCGGGGTCGATTTCGACTGGCCGGGCGGCATTGCCGGCGATGTCTGGACCTTCTTCACCTATGCGTTCCTGCATGCCGACTGGATGCATGTCAGCGTCAACGTGCTCTGGCTGACCGCCTTCGGCGCGCCTCTGGCGCGGCGCTTCGGTACGCTGCGCTTCGCCGGCTTCTCGCTGCTCGGCGCCGCCGCCGGCGCTTCCGCGCATTTGATGCTGGCGCCGGGAGACATCTCGCCGCTGGTCGGCGCCTCTGCCGCCATCTCGGCGCAGATGGCCGCCGCCGCCCGGTTCCAGTTTTCGCCCGGCGCCCGCCTCGGCGGCGGCGGGGCGTTCAACCCCGAGGCCGATCACCGGCCCGCGCTGACCATTCCCGAAATGATACGCAACGGCCGGGTGATGAGCTTCCTGCTCGTCTGGTTCGCGTTCAACTTCGTCTTCGGCCTGTTCTTCACGCCGCCAGGCGTCCAGTCGAGCCAGATCGCCTGGGACGCGCATCTCGGCGGCTTCGTGATCGGCCTGCTGTTCTTCCCGATCTTCGATCCCGTCGCCCGCCGGTCCGCCTGA
- a CDS encoding LysR family transcriptional regulator, with translation MVRPHLPLNALRAFEASARHLSFTRAAIELSVTQAAVSHQVKSLEERLGSTLFRRLPRGLALTDEGQALLPTLRDAFDRIAGVLEQFEGGHVREVLNVGGVGTFVVGWLIERLPEFQRANPFVDLRLSTNNNRVDIAAEGLDFAIRFGDGAWHGTEAERLFAAPLSVLCVPEIAERLSEPVDLHRETLLRSYRADEWPSWFAAAGAPVPSIKGPVFDSSRTMIEAAILGAGVALAPPLMFERQLAAGIVQQPFATTITQGSYWLTWLKSATMTPGMRSFRAWLHAASLPHAEASAAP, from the coding sequence ATGGTCCGCCCGCATCTGCCGCTGAACGCACTGAGAGCCTTCGAGGCCTCGGCCCGACATCTGAGTTTCACGCGGGCCGCCATCGAGCTGTCCGTGACGCAGGCCGCCGTCAGCCACCAGGTCAAGTCGCTGGAGGAGCGCCTCGGCTCGACGCTGTTCCGCCGCCTGCCGCGCGGGCTGGCGCTCACCGACGAGGGACAGGCCCTGCTGCCGACGCTTCGGGATGCCTTCGATCGCATCGCGGGCGTGCTGGAGCAGTTCGAGGGCGGCCATGTCCGCGAGGTTCTCAATGTCGGCGGCGTCGGCACCTTCGTCGTCGGCTGGCTGATCGAGCGCCTGCCGGAGTTCCAGCGCGCCAACCCCTTCGTCGATCTTCGCCTCTCGACCAACAACAACCGTGTCGACATCGCTGCCGAGGGGCTGGACTTCGCCATCCGTTTCGGCGACGGCGCATGGCACGGCACCGAGGCGGAGCGCCTGTTCGCGGCGCCGCTCTCCGTCCTATGCGTTCCCGAAATCGCCGAGCGCCTGTCGGAGCCGGTCGATCTTCATCGCGAGACGCTGCTGCGATCCTACCGGGCGGATGAATGGCCAAGCTGGTTCGCCGCGGCCGGCGCGCCGGTCCCGTCCATCAAGGGACCTGTGTTCGATTCCTCGCGCACCATGATCGAGGCCGCGATCCTCGGCGCCGGCGTCGCCCTCGCGCCGCCCCTGATGTTCGAGCGCCAGCTTGCCGCGGGCATCGTTCAACAGCCGTTCGCGACGACGATCACGCAGGGCAGCTACTGGCTGACATGGCTGAAATCCGCGACGATGACGCCCGGCATGCGCTCCTTCCGCGCATGGCTCCACGCCGCGTCGCTGCCGCATGCCGAGGCTTCCGCCGCCCCCTAG
- the hisI gene encoding phosphoribosyl-AMP cyclohydrolase: MTTAFPAPGSHEEIEEGLVLTPRFDGDGLLAAIAVDDQTGEVVMVAWMNAEALARTIATGEGWYWSRSRKELWHKGATSGHVQTVTDLRIDCDQDAVVLRVRTAGTGANCHTGRKSCFYRRVPLGQAEGTPARLEPTGDQPLFDPKAVYGG; the protein is encoded by the coding sequence ATGACCACCGCCTTTCCCGCGCCCGGCAGCCATGAGGAGATCGAGGAAGGCCTCGTCCTGACGCCGCGCTTCGACGGCGACGGCCTTCTGGCCGCCATCGCCGTCGACGACCAGACCGGCGAGGTCGTGATGGTCGCCTGGATGAACGCCGAGGCGCTGGCGCGGACCATCGCCACCGGCGAGGGCTGGTACTGGAGCCGCTCGCGCAAGGAGCTCTGGCACAAGGGCGCGACGAGCGGCCATGTGCAGACCGTCACCGATCTTCGGATCGACTGCGACCAGGACGCGGTGGTGCTCAGGGTCAGGACGGCCGGAACCGGCGCCAACTGCCATACCGGGCGCAAGAGCTGCTTCTATCGACGCGTCCCGCTCGGCCAGGCCGAAGGGACGCCGGCCCGTCTGGAGCCGACGGGCGACCAGCCGCTCTTCGATCCGAAGGCGGTCTATGGCGGCTGA
- the yidD gene encoding membrane protein insertion efficiency factor YidD produces MTSRARQARRPATICTSTAHRHDHPPKGGPRSLPAQGGIALIRVYKLLLSPFIGQSCRYLPTCSSYGEEAIARHGLWAGGWMTLSRILRCGPFGASGFDPVPETLRADARWYLPWRYGRWTGRHIDPATRLDR; encoded by the coding sequence ATGACGTCGCGCGCAAGGCAGGCACGGAGGCCGGCTACTATCTGTACTTCCACTGCCCACCGTCATGACCATCCGCCGAAGGGCGGGCCGCGCAGCCTGCCGGCGCAGGGCGGCATCGCGTTGATCCGCGTCTACAAGCTGCTGCTCTCGCCCTTCATCGGACAGTCCTGCCGCTATCTGCCGACCTGCTCGTCCTATGGCGAGGAAGCGATCGCTCGCCATGGCCTGTGGGCCGGCGGCTGGATGACCCTTTCGCGCATTCTCCGCTGCGGCCCTTTCGGAGCCTCGGGCTTCGATCCCGTGCCGGAAACCCTCCGCGCCGATGCGCGCTGGTATCTCCCCTGGCGCTACGGCCGCTGGACGGGCAGACACATCGATCCGGCGACGCGGCTGGACCGCTAG
- a CDS encoding CBS domain-containing protein — protein MTVAAILAHKGRDVLTVRKETPIADVVRLLGERRIGAVVVADDLQRVTGIVSERDIVRVLASRGAAGLEGEVATIMTQKVVTCADKDTLHEVMERMTHGRFRHLPVVEDGRLAGIVSIGDVVKARIEQVEREADEMRAYIAMA, from the coding sequence ATGACCGTTGCCGCCATTCTCGCCCACAAGGGGCGGGACGTGCTGACCGTCCGCAAGGAAACACCCATCGCCGATGTCGTTCGCCTGCTCGGCGAACGCCGGATCGGTGCCGTCGTCGTCGCCGATGATCTTCAGCGCGTGACCGGCATCGTCTCGGAGCGGGACATCGTCCGCGTGCTCGCCAGCAGGGGCGCCGCCGGGCTCGAGGGCGAGGTCGCGACGATCATGACGCAGAAGGTCGTGACCTGCGCCGACAAGGACACGCTGCACGAGGTCATGGAGCGGATGACGCATGGCCGCTTCCGCCACCTGCCGGTGGTGGAGGACGGGCGCCTCGCGGGGATCGTCTCGATCGGCGACGTCGTCAAGGCGCGCATCGAGCAGGTCGAGCGCGAGGCCGACGAGATGCGCGCCTATATCGCGATGGCGTGA
- a CDS encoding 3-phosphoshikimate 1-carboxyvinyltransferase, producing MTDARPNMKAVTITPVDGPLYGHVAPPGSKSITNRVLLLAALAKGTSRITGALKSLDTKLMAEALRAMGVTVDEPDATSFVVTSTGRLMPPAGPLYLGNAGTAMRFLTAAVTLVEGTVVVDGDEHMRKRPIGPLVAALRSVGIDCSDAGGYPPVKVHGTGRFGSGRIEIDGSLSSQYVSALLMAAACGSGPVEVALTGTEIGARGYVDLTVAAMRSFGAKVEKTDDATWRIEPTGYRAADIHVEPDASAATYLWAAAVLTGGDIDLGTAPDAFTQPDAKAAALIATFPHLPAEIDGSQMQDAVPTLAVLAAFNETPVRFTGIANLRVKECDRIRALSTELSRIRPGLAHEEGDDLVVSSDPALAGQTLPTSIETYSDHRIAMSFALAGLKVRGITILDPDCTGKTYPAYWDALASLGVGLDLSEGAPA from the coding sequence ATGACCGATGCCCGTCCGAACATGAAAGCCGTCACGATCACGCCGGTGGACGGTCCGCTCTACGGTCATGTCGCGCCGCCCGGCTCGAAGTCGATCACCAACCGCGTGCTGCTGCTCGCGGCGCTGGCGAAGGGCACGAGCCGCATCACCGGCGCGCTGAAGAGCCTCGACACCAAGCTGATGGCCGAGGCGCTGCGTGCCATGGGCGTCACCGTGGACGAGCCGGACGCGACGAGCTTCGTCGTGACATCGACCGGCCGCCTGATGCCGCCGGCCGGGCCGCTCTATCTCGGCAATGCCGGCACGGCGATGCGCTTCCTGACGGCGGCCGTGACGCTGGTCGAGGGCACGGTCGTCGTCGATGGCGACGAACACATGCGCAAGCGGCCGATCGGCCCGCTCGTCGCCGCGCTGCGCTCGGTCGGCATCGACTGCTCGGATGCCGGCGGCTATCCGCCGGTGAAGGTGCATGGCACGGGCCGCTTCGGCAGCGGCCGCATCGAGATCGATGGCAGCCTTTCAAGCCAGTATGTCTCGGCCCTCCTGATGGCGGCGGCCTGCGGCTCCGGCCCGGTCGAGGTCGCGCTCACGGGGACCGAGATCGGCGCGCGCGGCTATGTCGACCTGACGGTCGCGGCCATGCGCTCCTTCGGCGCCAAGGTCGAGAAGACGGACGACGCAACCTGGCGGATCGAGCCGACCGGCTATCGAGCCGCCGACATCCATGTCGAGCCGGACGCGTCCGCCGCCACCTATCTCTGGGCGGCCGCGGTGCTGACCGGCGGCGACATCGACCTCGGCACGGCTCCGGACGCGTTCACGCAGCCCGACGCCAAGGCGGCGGCGCTGATCGCGACCTTCCCGCATCTCCCCGCCGAGATCGACGGCTCGCAGATGCAGGACGCGGTGCCGACGCTCGCCGTGCTCGCCGCCTTCAACGAGACGCCGGTGCGCTTCACGGGCATCGCCAATCTGCGCGTCAAGGAATGCGACCGCATCCGCGCGCTCTCGACGGAGCTTTCGCGCATCCGCCCCGGCCTCGCGCATGAGGAGGGCGACGATCTCGTCGTCTCGTCCGATCCGGCGCTCGCCGGCCAGACGCTGCCGACCAGCATCGAGACCTATTCCGACCACCGCATAGCCATGAGCTTCGCGCTGGCCGGGCTCAAGGTCCGCGGCATCACGATCCTCGACCCGGATTGCACCGGCAAGACCTACCCGGCCTATTGGGACGCCCTCGCCTCGCTCGGCGTCGGGCTCGATCTCAGCGAGGGAGCCCCCGCATGA
- a CDS encoding iron-sulfur cluster assembly scaffold protein, which produces MIDDIYSQRILALAANIERIGRLEKPDASARAHSRLCGSTVTVDIVMDGDVVTDFAHDVKACALGQATSSIMARHVVGARADELRAVRGAMYAMLKENGAPPDGRFADLRYLEPVRDYRARHASTLLTFDAVVDAIGQIEAKRGRPPGTEAAE; this is translated from the coding sequence ATGATCGACGATATCTACAGCCAGCGCATCCTCGCTCTCGCCGCGAATATCGAGCGGATCGGCCGTCTGGAGAAACCGGATGCGAGCGCCCGGGCCCATTCGCGGCTCTGCGGCTCGACCGTCACCGTCGATATCGTGATGGACGGCGATGTCGTGACGGATTTCGCCCATGACGTGAAGGCCTGCGCGCTCGGCCAGGCGACCTCTTCCATCATGGCGCGGCATGTCGTTGGCGCGCGGGCGGATGAGCTGCGGGCGGTGCGCGGCGCGATGTACGCCATGCTCAAGGAGAACGGTGCGCCGCCGGACGGCCGCTTTGCCGATCTCAGATATCTGGAGCCGGTGCGCGACTATCGCGCCCGCCATGCTTCGACCCTGCTGACCTTCGACGCGGTTGTCGATGCGATTGGCCAGATCGAGGCGAAGCGCGGGCGACCCCCCGGCACCGAGGCGGCGGAATAG